The Montipora foliosa isolate CH-2021 chromosome 1, ASM3666993v2, whole genome shotgun sequence genome has a window encoding:
- the LOC137997169 gene encoding uncharacterized protein, with translation MDQDISFDIQRISVIDDQSSNDVTAQLHNAELDRWLPKAAKGSEGCEELLKSSVSQPLPEDTQEEQIQSQFVFRGQCLVLGDARVGKTSLVRSLTGEPFDPRQEKTQGIEERLVDKEWKTLDTKKDLAFGIFSWFFKAVSSQLMLLRKDATLLVSLPLKTLTLFVVFIFCFVIASISSHLRHLVKTRGHGIFILATAVSLLAFLSAILQPRVAHRFRPSAYTKVNEWTRKPRFLTISVFLSVMTKCYVDGICCACQMIIYVGITLSIGTVGVLLFFVFLFLKGILFKATEIKWCHPCQHKFIATKFRPIEVMSFYEYVFVVCFGYVSCQCALSLIEVNFEFTCGFAVFASYVWHFFLAIVFALRLYELLSGIWYRKLALIVFGIVFLSFGLVLLPAILYFVIIYVTFSCYNLYIESSYMNMKSPVGANNNAKQDDQIFNVTIVGDKGVQDMTKSKSELNRKFSYFKMKVLDFAGDKDYYSYHHLFLRHHGLYIVVFNMAEFADMYFRDISRHIQRLQFWMESICSHVPRRTPIFLVGTHRGNMDNKCIKLLDDHLKQFLWKKYCDELVANDAEMLLFFPVENSLGNMDNGIQALQREIISVAEQNKETIGREIPLSWIQIQDAIINLKENPNARFCVTLCEFQRTIDNVVCHACIWSKETLEYFHEKGLIIYVDKKEDVDLSNWILLKPKILVDIVIQLITPSTKSTQHRGLRHDWGLLQRKGILTKALLQSIICKVKEDEEAITAFLEQYDLICPLEYKRIEMKRGHHCDVQATHFVPSLLPLSADGDKPVWHDHYTDKKFYVLFSKFLPEALFHRLLSRAQKNSNVEFPNGQTVLYRDAGKFWMNPYLNYKLKLMEEEKMIEIAYNSRRKNKMKPSDVLCQVFSMVDGICRRDFPFIKFHCGPACPSQTCPGYQDDFFTSLPADPSDEDPHTRRCHVYNVMPGRQRDRTPFLYCEDHSFEDELEEWIP, from the exons ATGGATCAGGACATTAGTTTTGACATTCAGCGTATTTCAGTCATTGATGATCAAAGCTCCAACGATGTAACGGCGCAGTTACACAATGCAGAACTCGATCGTTGGCTGCCAAAAGCTGCAAAAGGAAGTGAGGGATGTGAGGAATTGTTGAAAAGCTCAGTTTCCCAGCCTTTGCCCGAAGATACGCAGGAGGAACAAATTCAGAGTCAATTTGTTTTTCGCGGCCAGTGTTTGGTTCTGGGTGATGCACGAGTTGGAAAAACCAGCTTGGTCAGGTCGCTGACCGGGGAGCCATTTGATCCGAGACAAGAGAAAACGCAGGGTATAGAGGAGAGACTTGTGGACAAGGAATGGAAAACCCTCGATACTAAGAAAGATCTTGCGTTTGGAATTTTCAGCTGGTTTTTCAAGGCCGTTTCAAGTCAGTTAATGTTGCTTAGGAAAGATGCTACTCTCCTAGTGtcattacctttgaaaactctGACATTATTTGTGGtcttcatattttgttttgtaattgcATCAATATCCTCACATTTACGTCATTTGGTGAAGACACGAGGTCATGGCATATTTATCCTTGCCACTGCAGTATCATTATTAGCATTCTTGTCAGCTATCTTGCAACCCAGAGTCGCCCATCGTTTCAGACCATCAGCATACACGAAAGTGAATGAATGGACCCGAAAACCTCGCTTCCTGACGATAAGTGTCTTTCTTTCTGTTATGACGAAATGCTACGTGGATGGAATATGCTGTGCCTGTCAGATGATTATTTATGTCGGTATTACATTATCCATAGGTACGGTTGGAGTACTTTTGTTTTTCgtgttcctttttttaaaagggATTCTCTTTAAAGCTACTGAAATAAAATGGTGTCATCCATGTCAACACAAGTTCATTGCTACAAAGTTTAGACCCATAGAAGTAATGTCATTTTATGAATATGTTTTCGTTGTTTGTTTTGGCTATGTGAGTTGCCAGTGTGCATTGTCACTTATTGAAGTTAACTTTGAATTCACCTGTGGTTTTGCTGTGTTTGCATCATATGTCTGGCATTTCTTTTTGGCAATTGTATTTGCACTGCGACTTTATGAATTACTCTCAGGGATATGGTATCGAAAGCTGGCACTCATTGTGTTTGGTATTGTCTTCCTTTCTTTTGGTTTGGTACTGTTACCAGCAATCCTTTATTTTGTCATAATATATGTAACATTTTCCTGTTATAATCTTTACATCGAATCTTCATACATGAACATGAAATCCCCAGTTGGTGCCAATAACAATGCGAAGCAAGATGACCAAATATTTAATGTTACAATTGTTGGAGATAAAGGTGTCCAAGACATGACAAAATCGAAGAGTGAACTGAACCGAAagttcagttattttaaaatgaaggtGCTTGATTTTGCTGGAGATAAGGATTACTACTCGTATCATCATCTCTTTCTTAGGCATCATGGATTATATATCGTTGTATTTAACATGGCAGAATTTGCAGACATGTATTTTAGGGACATATCCAGACACATTCAGAGACTTCAGTTCTGGATGGAATCTATTTGCAGCCATGTACCACGCAGAACACCAATCTTTCTAGTTGGCACACACAGAGGAAACATGGATAATAAGTGCATCAAATTATTGGATGATCATCTAAAACAATTCCTGTGGAAGAAGTACTGTGACGAGCTGGTTGCAAATGATGCTGAAATGCTGCTCTTCTTTCCTGTAGAGAATTCCTTGGGAAACATGGACAATGGAATTCAAGCACTTCAAAGGGAAATCATATCTGTTGCTGAACAAAACAAGGAAACCATTGGAAGGGAAATCCCTCTGTCATGGATTCAGATCCAAGATGCAATTATCAACCTTAAAGAGAATCCAAATGCCAGGTTTTGTGTCACACTTTGTGAGTTCCAAAGGACAATTGACAATGTTGTTTGCCACGCATGTATTTGGTCCAAGGAAACTTTGGAGTATTTTCACGAGAAAGGGCTGATCATTTATGTTGACAAGAAGGAAGATGTGGATTTGTCAAACTGGATTCTTCTTAAGCCTAAAATACTGGTTGATATAGTCATCCAACTCATTACCCCATCAACAAAAAGCACCCAACACAGGGGCTTAAGGCATGACTGGGGCCTTCTGCAGAGGAAAGGAATCTTGACCAAAGCGCTTTTACAGAGCATCATTTGCAAGGTGAAGGAAGATGAAGAAGCTATCACAGCATTCCTTGAGCAATATGATCTCATTTGTCCCTTAGAATACAAGAGAATAGAAATGAAAAGGGGGCATCATTGTGATGTACAGGCAACACACTTTGTTCCCTCCCTGCTTCCACTGTCTGCAGATGGGGATAAACCAGTATGGCATGACCATTACACAGATAAGAAGTTCTATGTGTTATTTAGCAAGTTCCTTCCTGAGGCCTTGTTTCATCGCCTGCTATCTCGTGCACAGAAGAACAGTAACGTTGAGTTTCCAAATGGCCAAACTGTTCTTTACAGAGATGCTGGCAAGTTTTGGATGAACCCTTACCTTAATTACAAGCTAAAATTGATGGAGGAAGAGAAAATGATTGAGATTGCATACAACAGCAG GCGCAAGAATAAAATGAAACCATCTGATGTGTTATGTCAAGTATTTTCCATGGTTGATGGAATCTGTAGGAGGGATTTTCCCTTCATCAAGTTTCACTGTGGCCCAGCCTGTCCTTCGCAAACCTGTCCAGGCTATCAGGATGACTTCTTTACTTCACTACCAGCAGATCCATCTGATGAGGACCCCCACACGCGACGTTGCCATGTGTACAATGTTATGCCAGGACGCCAACGAGACAGAACCCCTTTTTTGTATTGTGAAGACCACAGTTTTGAAGATGAGTTGGAAGAATGGATTCCTTAA